A single genomic interval of Chrysemys picta bellii isolate R12L10 chromosome 8, ASM1138683v2, whole genome shotgun sequence harbors:
- the PRPF38A gene encoding pre-mRNA-splicing factor 38A, giving the protein MANRTVKDAHSIHGTNPQYLVEKIIRTRIYESKYWKEECFGLTAELVVDKAMELRYVGGVYGGNIKPTPFLCLTLKMLQIQPEKDIIVEFIKNEDFKYVRMLGALYMRLTGTAIDCYKYLEPLYNDYRKIKSQNRNGEFELMHVDEFIDELLHSERVCDIILPRLQKRYVLEEAEQLETRVSALEEDMDDVESSEEEEEEDEKLERAPSPDHRRRGYRDLDKPRRSPALRYRRSRSRSPRRRSRSPKRRSPSPRRERHRSKSPRRHRSRSRERRHRSRSKSPGHHRSHRHRSHSKSPERSKKSHKKSRRGNE; this is encoded by the exons ATGGCGAACCGGACGGTGAAGGATGCGCACAGCATCCACGGCACCAACCCGCAGTACCTGGTGGAGAAGATCATCCGCACCCGCATCTATGAGTCCAAGTACTGGAAGGAGGAGTGTTTCGGCCTCACGG CTGAACTGGTGGTGGATAAAGCCATGGAACTGAGATATGTTGGTGGCGTTTATGGTGGAAACATCAAGCCTACACCATTCCTCTGCTTGACCCTGAAAATGCTGCAGATCCAGCCTGAAAAGGACATCATTGTTGAGTTTATAAAGAATGAGGATTTCAA ATATGTCAGAATGCTTGGAGCATTGTATATGAGATTGACAGGCACTGCCATTGACTGCTACAAGTACCTTGAACCACTGTACAATGACTACCgaaaaataaaaagtcaaaacaGAAATGGGG AATTTGAGCTGATGCATGTGGATGAGTTTATTGATGAACTTCTTCACAGTGAACGTGTATGTGATATCATTTTGCCTCGATTGCAG AAACGTTATGTTCTGGAAGAAGCTGAACAATTGGAGACTCGGGTTAGTGCTTTAGAAGAAGATATGGATGATGTAGAgtccagtgaggaggaggaggaggaagatgagaaG ctgGAGAGGGCACCTTCCCCTGATCATCGCAGAAGAGGCTACAGAGACCTAGATAAGCCCCGCAGATCTCCAGCTCTACGATACAGGAGGAGTCGAAGCAGGTCTCCAAGAAG GCGAAGCAGATCTCCAAAGAGGAGAAG CCCCTCACCTCGTCGGGAGAGACATCGCAGCAAAAGCCCAAGGCGACACCGGAGCAGGTCCAGGGAGAGGCGCCACAGATCAAGATCTAAATCTCCAG GGCATCATCGTAGCCACCGACACAGAAGCCATTCTAAGTCACCTGAAAG ATCTAAGAAAAGCCATAAGAAGAGTCGGCGAGGGAATGAATAA